Sequence from the Nocardioides exalbidus genome:
TGCCCGCCGCGCACGCCATCGAGTGCCGCATCAACGCCGAGGACCCGCGCACGTTCATGCCGCGCCCCGGCACCATCACGGAGCTCGACCTGCCCGGCGGCATCGGCGTACGCATCGACACGCACTGCACGGCCGGCTACACGATCTCGCCCTACTACGACTCGATGATCGCCAAGGTCATCGCGTGGGGCCCGACCCGCGACGTCGCGATCGCCCGGATGAGCCGCGCACTCCAGGAGCTGCGGATCGACGGACCCACCACGACCGCGCCCCTGCACCTCGGCGTCCTGGCCCACCCCGACTTCGCCGGCTCCCGGCACACCACGACCTGGCTCGAGACCACCGACCTCGTAGGAGAACCCCGATGACCGTCCCCACCCCCACCGCCGCGCAGCTCGACCTGCAGGCCCGCGCGCGGGAGCTCTCCGAGGTGTTCAAGGAGCGTGCGACCGAGGTCGACCGCACCGAGGACTACCCGATGCAGAACGCCAAGGAGCTCGCCGCCGCGGGCTTCATGGGCATGACCATCCCGCAGGAGTACGGCGGCCCCGGCCTGTCGCTGTACGACGTGGTGCTGGTGATCGAGGAGATCGCGAAGGGCTGCGGCGTCTCGGGTCGCATCGTCGTCGACGGCAACCTCGGCGCGCTGAGCATCATCATGAGGGCGGGCTCGGAGGAGCTGAAGAAGCACGTCGCCGACCTCGTGCTGGGCGGCGACAAGCCGGTCATCCAGATCACCGAGCCGGCCGGCGGCACCGACGTCAACGCGATGACGACCACCGCCGAGGTCCGCGGCGACACCGTCGTGCTCAACGGCACCAAGACCTGGATCACCGGCGCCAAGGACTCCGTCGTCAACGTGGTCGTCGCCAAGCTGGTCGAGGACGGCGAGGACAAGGGTCTGTGCGCGGTCTACTGCGAGCGCGACGACGAGGGCTTCGACCTCGGCAAGCGCAACTACATGATGGGCCTGCGCGGCATCCCCGAGATGGACGTCCACTTCAACGACCTGGTCGTCCCGCGCTCGAACGTCCTCATGTTCGGCCTGAAGGACATCATGGGTCGCTACAACAACCAGCGCGTCGGCGCGGCCACGGTCGCGCTCGGCCTCGCCCAGGCGGCGTACGAGGACGCGCTGCACTACACGACGCAGCGCCAGCAGTTCGGGCACCCGATCTCCGACTTCCAGGGCCTGCGCTGGAAGCTCGTCGACATGCGCCTGGCGCTCGACGCCTCGCGCCTGCTGATCCACCGGGCCGCCGCCTCGGCGTCGCTGTCGGAGTCGGGCCTTCCCGACCCCGAGCTCGCCGCGCTCGCCAA
This genomic interval carries:
- a CDS encoding acyl-CoA dehydrogenase family protein; this encodes MTVPTPTAAQLDLQARARELSEVFKERATEVDRTEDYPMQNAKELAAAGFMGMTIPQEYGGPGLSLYDVVLVIEEIAKGCGVSGRIVVDGNLGALSIIMRAGSEELKKHVADLVLGGDKPVIQITEPAGGTDVNAMTTTAEVRGDTVVLNGTKTWITGAKDSVVNVVVAKLVEDGEDKGLCAVYCERDDEGFDLGKRNYMMGLRGIPEMDVHFNDLVVPRSNVLMFGLKDIMGRYNNQRVGAATVALGLAQAAYEDALHYTTQRQQFGHPISDFQGLRWKLVDMRLALDASRLLIHRAAASASLSESGLPDPELAALAKLHAAENAITVSSTALQLHGALGYSRNIRVERLYRDARMFTLGGGTTEALRNLIGSQILKPFTSGVS